The Tardiphaga alba genome includes a window with the following:
- a CDS encoding NADPH-dependent FMN reductase, with amino-acid sequence MTTHSVAVIVGSLRQQSFSLKVAKAFAKLAPASLKLNIVTLHDLSFFNQDLEANPPADWLRFRETVQASDAVIFVTPEYNRGTSGVLKNAIDIGSRPFGKSSFLGKPTGIVGNAPGPGGGVSAALNLRQVLPGITGPIMGQPEIYLNAIADAFDDHGEIVKESIRPVLQAYIDAFAAWVALHKK; translated from the coding sequence ATGACCACCCACAGCGTCGCCGTCATCGTCGGCAGCCTTCGCCAGCAGTCGTTTTCGCTCAAGGTCGCCAAGGCCTTCGCCAAGCTGGCACCGGCCTCGCTCAAGCTCAACATCGTGACGTTGCACGACCTGTCCTTCTTCAACCAGGACCTGGAAGCCAATCCGCCGGCCGACTGGCTCAGGTTCCGCGAGACGGTGCAGGCGTCGGACGCCGTGATCTTCGTGACGCCGGAATATAACCGCGGCACGTCCGGCGTGCTGAAGAATGCCATCGACATCGGCTCCCGCCCGTTCGGCAAGAGCTCGTTCCTGGGCAAGCCGACCGGCATCGTCGGCAACGCACCAGGACCCGGCGGCGGCGTGTCTGCGGCCCTGAATCTGCGCCAGGTGCTGCCGGGCATCACCGGTCCGATCATGGGGCAGCCCGAGATCTATCTGAACGCCATCGCGGACGCGTTCGACGACCATGGCGAGATCGTCAAGGAGTCAATCCGGCCGGTGCTGCAGGCCTATATCGATGCCTTCGCGGCCTGGGTCGCGCTTCACAAGAAATAA
- a CDS encoding zinc-binding dehydrogenase, translating to MTADITTGLELRSFIKSSGELEISLQQVAIPAPGADEIVVRIEAAPINPSDLGLLLGAADPTTAKVTGSGTSAVVTATVAQANLKAMGGRLDESMAVGNEGAGTVVKAGASEAAQALLGNTVAMIGGAMYAQYRVIKAKEVLPLPAGTTALEGASCFVNPLTSLGMTETMKREGHTALVHTAAASNLGQMLNKICQKDGIDLVNIVRSETQEKILRDIGAKYVVNTTAATFFDDLVAALETTGATIAFDATGGGKLQGQILHAMEAAAVKAMKVYSRYGSTTHKQVYVYGRLEPRPIELSPPGMAWGMGGWLLFPFLQKIGKDDAAKLRARVVAELKTTFASHYTKTISLQDVLDLDNLRAYAKRATGEKYLINPNLQG from the coding sequence ATGACTGCGGACATCACCACCGGCCTCGAACTGCGATCCTTCATCAAGAGCAGCGGCGAACTCGAAATCTCGCTGCAGCAGGTCGCTATCCCGGCACCCGGCGCCGATGAGATCGTGGTGCGCATCGAGGCAGCGCCGATCAATCCGTCCGACCTCGGCCTGCTGCTCGGCGCGGCCGATCCGACCACTGCCAAGGTCACCGGCTCCGGCACATCCGCTGTCGTCACGGCAACGGTGGCGCAGGCCAATCTGAAGGCCATGGGCGGCCGTCTCGACGAGTCCATGGCCGTCGGCAATGAAGGCGCCGGCACGGTGGTGAAGGCCGGCGCGTCCGAGGCCGCGCAGGCGCTGCTCGGCAACACCGTCGCGATGATCGGCGGCGCCATGTATGCGCAATACCGCGTCATCAAGGCGAAGGAAGTGCTGCCGCTGCCCGCAGGCACCACGGCGCTTGAGGGCGCATCCTGCTTCGTCAATCCGCTGACCTCGCTCGGCATGACCGAGACGATGAAGCGGGAAGGGCACACCGCGCTCGTCCATACCGCCGCGGCCTCCAATCTCGGCCAGATGCTCAACAAGATCTGCCAGAAGGACGGCATCGATCTCGTCAACATCGTGCGCAGCGAAACCCAAGAGAAAATCCTGCGCGACATCGGTGCCAAATATGTCGTGAACACAACGGCAGCCACATTCTTCGACGATCTCGTCGCAGCACTCGAAACCACCGGCGCGACCATCGCTTTCGATGCGACCGGCGGCGGCAAGCTGCAGGGGCAGATCCTCCATGCGATGGAAGCCGCTGCCGTGAAGGCCATGAAGGTCTATAGCCGCTACGGCTCGACGACGCACAAGCAGGTCTATGTCTATGGCCGCCTCGAGCCGCGTCCGATCGAACTGTCGCCACCGGGCATGGCCTGGGGCATGGGCGGCTGGCTGCTGTTTCCGTTCCTGCAGAAGATCGGCAAGGACGATGCCGCCAAGTTGCGCGCGCGCGTGGTCGCCGAACTCAAGACCACGTTCGCCAGCCACTACACCAAGACCATCTCGCTTCAGGACGTGCTCGATCTCGACAATCTGCGTGCCTATGCCAAGCGCGCCACCGGCGAGAAGTACCTGATCAATCCGAATCTGCAGGGATGA
- a CDS encoding MFS transporter, whose amino-acid sequence MTLADQSAEVTSDGARLLLRHPPYLYYMVSRSFSRFASQIAAVAVGWQIYDLTGSAFQLGMVGLAQFAPMLALVFFAGHIADRYDRRRVVQICQLLQGVTAILLAWGTYAGWITVPQIFIALVVIGAATAFEAPAGSALLPGVVPEGHLQKATALSTGVFQVAMICGPALGGFAYALAPSTPYVMMAAFWIIGALLNSAIRLAREVAVKDPPSLRTLFAGVGFVRSNPNILGTISLDLFAVLLGGATALLPIYARDILQTGPWGLGVMRAAPAVGALLTTIVLTRWSINRRVGMRMFQSVIIFGLATAVFAVSQWLWLSVAALAVLGAADTVSVVIRFSLVQLATPDEMRGRVGAVNYLFINTSNQLGQFESGVTAALLGTVPAALIGGLGTVAIALIWMKLFPTLREMERLE is encoded by the coding sequence ATGACACTCGCAGATCAATCTGCCGAGGTTACAAGTGATGGCGCACGCCTGCTGCTGCGCCATCCGCCCTATCTGTATTACATGGTGTCGCGCAGCTTCTCGCGCTTTGCCTCGCAGATCGCGGCCGTCGCTGTTGGCTGGCAGATCTACGACCTGACCGGCAGCGCCTTCCAGCTCGGCATGGTCGGCCTCGCGCAATTCGCGCCGATGCTGGCGCTCGTCTTCTTTGCCGGCCATATCGCCGACCGTTACGACCGCCGTCGCGTCGTGCAGATCTGCCAGTTGCTGCAGGGCGTGACGGCGATCCTGCTCGCCTGGGGCACCTATGCCGGCTGGATCACGGTGCCGCAGATCTTCATCGCGCTGGTGGTGATCGGCGCCGCCACGGCCTTCGAGGCGCCGGCCGGCTCGGCGCTGCTGCCCGGCGTGGTGCCGGAAGGTCATCTGCAAAAGGCGACGGCGCTCTCCACCGGCGTGTTCCAGGTGGCGATGATCTGCGGCCCCGCGCTCGGCGGCTTCGCCTATGCGCTGGCGCCGTCGACGCCCTATGTGATGATGGCCGCGTTCTGGATCATCGGCGCGCTGCTCAACAGCGCCATCCGGCTCGCACGCGAGGTGGCGGTGAAGGATCCGCCATCGCTGCGCACGCTGTTCGCCGGCGTCGGCTTCGTGCGCAGCAATCCGAACATCCTCGGCACCATCTCGCTGGATCTGTTCGCAGTGCTGCTCGGCGGCGCCACGGCGCTGCTGCCGATCTATGCGCGCGACATCCTGCAGACCGGCCCCTGGGGCCTCGGCGTGATGCGGGCAGCGCCTGCGGTCGGCGCATTGCTCACCACCATCGTGCTGACGCGCTGGTCGATCAACCGCCGTGTCGGCATGCGCATGTTCCAGTCGGTGATCATCTTCGGCCTGGCGACGGCGGTGTTCGCGGTGTCGCAATGGCTATGGCTGTCGGTTGCAGCACTCGCGGTGCTCGGCGCCGCGGACACGGTGAGCGTCGTGATCCGCTTCTCGCTGGTGCAGCTTGCCACCCCTGACGAGATGCGCGGCCGGGTCGGTGCAGTGAACTATCTCTTCATCAACACATCGAACCAGCTCGGCCAGTTCGAAAGCGGTGTCACCGCCGCGCTGCTCGGCACGGTGCCGGCCGCCCTGATCGGCGGCCTCGGCACGGTGGCGATCGCGTTGATCTGGATGAAACTGTTCCCGACGCTCCGCGAGATGGAGCGGCTGGAGTAG
- a CDS encoding caspase family protein: MRKLGLLASAIFATGLLSSSAWADKRVALVIGNSAYQNVVKLANPVNDANAMTETLKAANFDIVEGRRDLKATEMRRALRDFTEKARSADVAVIYFAGHGIEIDGSNYLIPTDAQLERDTDVYDEAFSLERILATVEPAKKLRLVILDACRDNPFLKTMKRTTASRAIPRGLAKVEPASPNTLIAYSAKAGSTALDGDSKNSPFTTALVRHIATPGLDLRKAFGFVRDEVMKDTGNRQEPYVYGSLGGDDVALVPVAVPAAQSVPNEIRRDYELAMQVGTRDGWNAFLAQHPDGFYANLAKAQLAKLAAETAHVVAAEKARAATDEKTRLAAEGAKKAEQAKAAADAKAAEDAKLAAEKKKLAEQERVAAAERARATAEAKSDAAKADATKAAPATGGSQLAALSPADPPKPATPSDLPRQVQVELQRVGCLQGAVDDSWTSASGKSLERFNRYASTKFDSKAASLDALDAIKAKSARVCPLACAHGSRADGDKCVKIVCRRGSVLNDDNECEKRSRSEAKRNVPRRERLEAEELDRPRAQARASRAARPSGQVVCDASGCRPVRAGCRLEMKDMRIGLTNVEVCN; this comes from the coding sequence ATGCGCAAACTGGGACTGTTGGCTTCCGCCATTTTCGCAACGGGATTGCTGAGCTCTTCGGCCTGGGCCGACAAGCGCGTCGCGCTGGTGATCGGCAACTCGGCCTATCAAAACGTGGTCAAGCTCGCGAACCCCGTGAACGATGCCAATGCGATGACCGAGACGCTGAAGGCCGCCAATTTCGACATCGTCGAAGGCCGGCGCGACCTCAAGGCCACCGAGATGCGCCGCGCCCTGCGCGACTTCACGGAAAAGGCGCGCAGCGCCGATGTGGCGGTGATCTATTTCGCCGGCCATGGCATCGAGATCGACGGCAGCAACTACCTGATCCCCACCGACGCGCAGCTCGAACGCGACACCGACGTCTATGACGAAGCGTTCTCGCTGGAGCGCATCCTCGCCACCGTCGAGCCCGCGAAAAAGCTTCGGCTGGTGATCCTCGATGCCTGCCGCGACAACCCGTTCCTGAAGACCATGAAGCGCACCACGGCGTCGCGCGCAATCCCGCGCGGCCTTGCCAAGGTCGAACCGGCCAGCCCGAACACGCTGATCGCCTATTCGGCGAAAGCCGGTTCCACCGCGCTGGACGGCGACAGCAAGAACAGCCCGTTCACGACGGCGCTGGTGCGCCATATCGCGACGCCCGGCCTCGACCTGCGCAAGGCCTTCGGCTTCGTCCGCGACGAGGTGATGAAGGACACCGGCAACCGCCAGGAGCCCTATGTCTACGGCTCGCTGGGCGGCGACGACGTGGCGCTGGTGCCGGTAGCCGTGCCTGCCGCGCAAAGCGTGCCGAACGAGATCCGCCGCGACTATGAGCTGGCCATGCAGGTCGGCACCCGCGACGGCTGGAACGCCTTCCTCGCCCAGCATCCGGATGGCTTCTACGCCAATCTGGCCAAGGCGCAGCTCGCCAAGCTCGCCGCCGAAACGGCGCATGTCGTCGCCGCGGAAAAGGCGCGCGCGGCGACGGATGAAAAGACGCGGCTCGCCGCCGAGGGCGCGAAGAAAGCCGAACAGGCAAAAGCCGCCGCCGACGCCAAGGCTGCGGAGGATGCGAAACTCGCCGCCGAGAAGAAGAAGCTCGCCGAGCAGGAGCGCGTTGCCGCCGCTGAACGCGCGCGTGCTACTGCGGAAGCCAAATCCGATGCCGCCAAAGCTGATGCCACGAAAGCCGCGCCGGCCACCGGCGGCTCGCAGCTCGCGGCCCTCTCCCCCGCCGACCCGCCTAAGCCCGCGACGCCCTCCGACCTGCCACGCCAGGTGCAGGTGGAATTGCAGCGTGTCGGCTGCCTGCAGGGCGCGGTCGACGACAGCTGGACCAGCGCCTCCGGCAAATCGCTGGAGCGCTTCAACCGTTATGCATCGACCAAATTCGACAGCAAGGCCGCGAGCCTGGACGCGCTCGACGCCATCAAGGCGAAGTCGGCGCGCGTCTGCCCCCTCGCCTGCGCCCATGGCAGCCGCGCCGATGGCGACAAATGCGTGAAGATTGTCTGCCGCCGCGGCAGCGTGCTCAACGACGACAACGAATGCGAGAAGCGCAGCCGCAGCGAGGCAAAGCGCAACGTGCCGCGCCGCGAGCGCCTTGAGGCCGAAGAGCTCGACCGCCCGCGGGCGCAGGCCCGCGCCTCACGCGCTGCGCGCCCCTCCGGCCAAGTCGTCTGTGATGCCAGCGGTTGTCGCCCTGTCCGCGCCGGCTGCCGTCTGGAGATGAAGGACATGCGGATTGGCCTGACGAATGTCGAGGTGTGTAACTAG
- a CDS encoding protein-S-isoprenylcysteine O-methyltransferase encodes MTASLLGIYVWAIGLVAWFIIRYPYARKARKTATVKAVGWSRERILLAIATIGLVVVPAIWLASGWPAALNYQLSYVSVVAGALVYALSLWLFRRSHKDLGRQWSASLEIRDSHQIVRGGVYRLIRHPMYSSFWLWALAQALLLPNVMAALSGLVAIAILFFTRIDHEERMLIEAFGDDYRAYMRETKRIIPGIY; translated from the coding sequence ATGACCGCGTCACTTCTTGGAATCTATGTCTGGGCGATCGGGCTCGTCGCCTGGTTCATCATCCGCTACCCCTATGCGCGCAAGGCCCGCAAGACCGCCACGGTGAAGGCCGTGGGCTGGAGCCGTGAGCGCATCCTGCTGGCCATCGCCACCATCGGCCTGGTCGTGGTGCCGGCGATCTGGCTCGCCTCGGGCTGGCCCGCGGCGCTGAACTACCAGCTCAGCTACGTCTCCGTCGTGGCGGGCGCGCTGGTCTATGCGCTGTCGCTGTGGCTGTTTCGCCGCTCGCACAAGGATCTCGGCCGGCAATGGTCGGCCAGCCTCGAAATCCGCGACAGTCACCAGATCGTGCGCGGCGGTGTCTATCGCCTGATCCGGCATCCGATGTATTCGTCGTTCTGGCTGTGGGCGCTGGCGCAGGCTCTGCTGCTGCCGAACGTCATGGCCGCCCTGAGCGGACTTGTCGCCATCGCGATCCTGTTCTTCACCCGCATCGACCACGAGGAGCGGATGCTGATCGAGGCATTCGGTGACGACTACCGGGCCTATATGCGCGAGACCAAGCGCATCATTCCGGGCATTTATTGA
- the fabA gene encoding bifunctional 3-hydroxydecanoyl-ACP dehydratase/trans-2-decenoyl-ACP isomerase, producing the protein MVDPHAFHKPQSTYTKDDLLKSSDGGYFGPGNAQLPAPPMLMMDRITAITSDGGEFGKGQVIGELDISTDLWFFACHTPGDPLMPASLGLDAMWQMVGYWLGWSGSPGKGRAIGVGEVTCTGSITPDTRLVRYVVDMRQVRRGKLTLGVANGCVFADDICVCAAKDMRVSLVTSID; encoded by the coding sequence TTGGTCGATCCGCATGCGTTTCACAAGCCGCAATCGACCTACACAAAGGACGATCTGCTCAAATCAAGCGACGGCGGATATTTCGGCCCGGGCAATGCACAGCTACCCGCGCCGCCGATGCTGATGATGGATCGCATCACGGCGATCACATCAGATGGCGGTGAGTTCGGAAAGGGGCAGGTCATCGGCGAACTGGATATCAGCACAGATCTTTGGTTCTTTGCTTGCCACACTCCGGGCGACCCGTTGATGCCGGCGTCGTTGGGGCTCGATGCGATGTGGCAGATGGTCGGCTACTGGCTTGGTTGGTCGGGCTCGCCTGGCAAAGGCAGGGCCATCGGTGTGGGAGAAGTGACGTGCACCGGATCCATCACGCCTGATACACGTTTGGTGCGCTACGTGGTCGATATGCGTCAGGTCCGACGTGGCAAGCTCACGCTCGGCGTCGCGAATGGCTGCGTGTTTGCCGATGACATTTGTGTCTGTGCCGCCAAGGATATGAGAGTGAGCCTCGTGACATCGATTGATTGA